Proteins encoded within one genomic window of Candidatus Nezhaarchaeota archaeon:
- a CDS encoding cation transporter gives MKRVLIALVALSLIGGALKIYGGVIGESKSVLVDALTSIANSLAIIFVSIFFRAGLEPPDADHHYGHHRLMLGGPISMLMLYSFVAGVIVLDLVSTAGTDYSVGYEAPIFAAIAVIPYGLAILMARHYSLTVGYASFTTIELIESATSIISSTCGIVVSYVIDYLGAIALTCFLFVELAKNFREVMVSISDVASQSVVDRILDNARRYGLKVDKLRVRKILENVYQGDMIVRVSSDKSLEEIHAIIDTVERDLKLSGIDMSIHVEPLIRERRRGKVSSKQSWAIERPSTKA, from the coding sequence GTGAAGAGAGTTTTAATAGCGCTTGTAGCTCTTAGCCTCATAGGTGGAGCCCTGAAAATCTATGGAGGGGTTATCGGCGAATCGAAGTCCGTTCTCGTTGATGCTTTAACGTCCATAGCCAACTCGTTGGCCATAATCTTCGTCTCGATATTCTTTAGAGCTGGCCTAGAGCCGCCTGATGCTGACCACCACTACGGTCATCATAGATTGATGCTTGGTGGACCCATATCAATGCTCATGCTGTACTCTTTCGTAGCTGGCGTGATAGTTTTGGATTTAGTAAGCACGGCTGGAACAGACTATAGCGTGGGCTATGAAGCCCCCATATTCGCGGCCATAGCCGTGATCCCCTACGGACTAGCTATACTTATGGCAAGACATTATTCGTTAACGGTTGGCTATGCAAGCTTTACGACGATAGAGCTTATAGAGAGCGCTACGTCAATAATTTCATCCACTTGTGGAATCGTGGTAAGCTACGTCATAGACTACTTAGGAGCCATAGCTTTAACCTGCTTCCTGTTCGTAGAGCTTGCGAAAAACTTTAGAGAAGTGATGGTGTCGATAAGTGACGTGGCATCACAAAGTGTCGTAGATAGGATTCTCGATAATGCAAGAAGATACGGCTTGAAAGTCGATAAGCTTAGGGTTAGGAAGATCCTTGAAAACGTATATCAGGGAGACATGATTGTAAGAGTATCCTCCGACAAGTCCCTCGAAGAAATTCATGCGATCATTGACACCGTAGAGAGAGACCTCAAGTTAAGTGGGATAGATATGTCAATCCACGTTGAGCCATTAATTAGAGAGCGAAGGAGAGGGAAGGTGAGCTCAAAGCAATCTTGGGCTATTGAGAGACCAAGCACCAAGGCTTGA
- a CDS encoding ABC transporter ATP-binding protein, whose protein sequence is MLMVENIEVWYGKVKALWDVSLEVREGEIVGLIGPNGAGKTTTLNTIMGITKPRSGKITLNGERIDDKETHEIIKKGLFIVPEGRQLFPFLTVEENLLLGTIHGESWRRRHEALDFVYTLFPRLKERRKQLAGTLSGGEQQMLTIARGLMSRPRLLLIDEPSLGLAPRVVVDLYKVIRSLRDEHKITILIADQNAHRVFDICDRAYVIENGRIVMEGTPEKLKSDKRIKEVYLGL, encoded by the coding sequence ATGTTGATGGTTGAGAACATCGAGGTCTGGTATGGTAAAGTCAAGGCTCTCTGGGACGTCTCTTTAGAGGTTCGTGAAGGCGAGATAGTGGGTCTCATAGGCCCTAATGGAGCTGGAAAGACAACAACGCTGAATACGATTATGGGGATCACTAAACCAAGAAGTGGTAAAATAACACTCAACGGTGAAAGGATAGACGACAAGGAGACTCACGAGATAATTAAAAAAGGTCTCTTCATAGTTCCGGAGGGTAGACAACTCTTCCCATTCTTAACTGTTGAGGAAAACCTTCTTTTGGGGACGATACATGGAGAATCTTGGAGGAGGAGACATGAAGCTTTAGACTTCGTTTACACCTTATTCCCACGATTGAAGGAGAGGAGGAAGCAGTTAGCTGGAACTTTGAGTGGTGGTGAGCAGCAAATGCTTACAATAGCTCGAGGCCTCATGTCGAGACCAAGATTACTGTTGATCGATGAGCCTAGCCTTGGTCTAGCTCCGAGAGTAGTTGTGGACTTATATAAAGTTATAAGATCTCTTAGGGATGAGCATAAGATTACAATACTTATCGCAGATCAAAATGCACACAGAGTCTTTGACATATGTGATAGAGCCTACGTAATTGAGAATGGCAGGATAGTCATGGAGGGTACGCCCGAGAAGTTAAAGAGTGATAAAAGGATTAAGGAGGTGTATCTAGGATTATGA
- a CDS encoding Glu/Leu/Phe/Val dehydrogenase: MIEYRALYEVDPVYQMAVKQVRDAASILGLADDVVEVLVHPEKLVQVKVVIRRDDGRVATFIGWRSQHNSALGPYKGGVRYSENATVGETVALSMWMTWKNSLAGLPYGGGKGSVRVNPKTLSPRELEELSRRYFAAIARDVGPDIDIPAPDVYTNPQVMAWYYDEYSKIVGYPAWGVVTAKPMEIGGLYARVVSTGYGTALSAREAAKRVLGGLEGKSVAVHGFGNVGVYAAKYLAEWGANVVAVSDSKGYIYNPKGLDIEKVMQVKESTGAVTNYKGEGVKVSANHLELLELPVDILIPAAIENVITKENVERIKAKVIVEGANGPTTPEADKFLHERGVMVVPDILANAGGVTMSWIEWSHNRMGCWLTDEEALARLDKMMTINFNKVLDEWQKKYSEYPMRVAAYVIAIDRVVKAMKLRGWI, translated from the coding sequence ATGATTGAGTACAGAGCTCTCTATGAGGTGGATCCTGTCTACCAAATGGCTGTAAAGCAAGTACGTGATGCAGCGTCGATACTAGGTCTTGCAGACGACGTGGTGGAAGTTCTCGTGCATCCTGAAAAGCTTGTGCAAGTAAAGGTTGTAATTAGGAGGGATGACGGTAGAGTAGCAACCTTCATCGGGTGGAGGAGTCAGCACAACAGCGCCTTGGGTCCCTATAAAGGAGGAGTAAGGTATAGCGAGAACGCGACGGTGGGCGAGACTGTTGCTCTCTCTATGTGGATGACTTGGAAGAACTCGTTAGCTGGCTTACCCTACGGTGGTGGTAAGGGCTCCGTTAGGGTGAACCCCAAGACCCTTAGTCCAAGAGAGCTTGAGGAGCTTAGTAGAAGATACTTTGCAGCCATAGCTAGGGATGTGGGACCCGACATAGATATACCAGCTCCAGATGTGTACACGAACCCGCAGGTGATGGCTTGGTACTATGATGAGTACAGCAAGATTGTTGGTTATCCAGCTTGGGGCGTCGTGACAGCTAAGCCTATGGAGATCGGAGGTCTCTATGCAAGGGTTGTTTCAACTGGATACGGTACAGCTCTTTCAGCTCGAGAGGCGGCAAAGAGAGTTCTAGGAGGACTTGAAGGTAAGAGCGTAGCGGTTCATGGATTTGGTAACGTGGGCGTATATGCAGCTAAGTACCTAGCAGAGTGGGGTGCCAACGTAGTAGCTGTCAGTGACAGTAAGGGATACATATACAACCCCAAGGGCCTGGACATCGAAAAGGTTATGCAAGTAAAAGAGAGTACAGGTGCTGTTACTAACTACAAGGGTGAGGGTGTAAAGGTATCAGCAAATCACTTGGAGCTTCTAGAGCTCCCAGTCGACATATTAATCCCAGCGGCTATTGAGAACGTCATTACAAAGGAGAATGTTGAAAGGATTAAGGCTAAGGTGATAGTGGAAGGTGCTAATGGACCAACAACCCCTGAGGCGGATAAGTTTCTACACGAAAGGGGGGTAATGGTCGTGCCAGATATATTAGCAAATGCCGGAGGGGTCACTATGAGCTGGATAGAGTGGAGCCACAACAGGATGGGGTGCTGGTTAACAGATGAAGAGGCGCTTGCCAGGCTGGACAAAATGATGACTATAAACTTCAACAAGGTCCTTGATGAGTGGCAGAAGAAGTACTCGGAATATCCGATGAGGGTTGCTGCTTACGTCATCGCGATTGATAGGGTCGTTAAAGCTATGAAGCTTCGAGGCTGGATCTAG
- the pgsA gene encoding archaetidylinositol phosphate synthase, whose protein sequence is MLTKLKAWFQRLTEKWANAIQRLGLNPSMISILGLILGISSGVAYWLAGSLIIDLTTHRIYLILAVLLLSFSGLCDALDGALARIRGEVTAFGGFLDSIVDRYVDSAVLLGIMLSGLCDPTWGALALVGSLLTSYVRAKAESLGIKMESIGLIERAERVLIILISSAIEIIWPSSSALSVGIMVLAVTSNLTVVQRILHFYNIAHRVSST, encoded by the coding sequence ATGTTAACTAAGCTAAAGGCATGGTTTCAGAGGTTGACGGAGAAGTGGGCGAACGCTATCCAGAGGCTAGGTCTCAACCCGAGCATGATAAGTATTTTAGGTCTTATTCTTGGCATATCTTCAGGGGTAGCCTATTGGTTGGCTGGATCTCTTATCATCGATCTGACAACCCATAGAATCTACTTGATCCTAGCCGTCCTTCTACTCTCGTTCTCCGGTTTATGTGATGCCTTAGACGGCGCCTTGGCTAGGATACGTGGTGAGGTCACAGCCTTTGGAGGATTTCTTGACTCAATAGTTGACAGGTACGTTGACTCAGCAGTCTTGCTAGGCATAATGCTTAGCGGGCTCTGCGATCCGACGTGGGGGGCACTAGCGCTAGTAGGCTCACTACTAACCAGCTACGTAAGAGCCAAAGCAGAATCCCTCGGCATAAAGATGGAGTCCATCGGGCTAATTGAGAGAGCCGAAAGAGTTCTGATAATATTGATATCATCGGCAATCGAAATCATTTGGCCTAGCTCATCTGCATTGAGCGTTGGAATCATGGTGCTAGCGGTAACATCAAACTTAACGGTCGTTCAACGAATACTTCACTTCTACAACATAGCTCATAGAGTATCTAGCACTTAA
- a CDS encoding branched-chain amino acid ABC transporter permease — protein sequence MINELLLSLIYTFIFGSMYLGIALGFSIVTGILRIFNLAYPIFFLIAAYGTWLFWMDLNLPFMLSIALSFVLVAVASYLVYKFVVNKFMEAEDYMLAALILIFLAVERVISIVYPEAAGVFIPTRVIEGSVNVGPASLPGQYFVIALVSLIMTALYVMFFMKTKTGLIMRAISQSYLVSRIIGVNFNLMFVIAMILGSIPPAVVMLLLAPVWALNPFIGWTLFAYGIMVAVLGGLGNLKGTIIAAYVIGAIYSFVAYLINPRLAGLACLVVVVIILALKPRGLARAETIW from the coding sequence ATGATCAACGAGCTCCTCTTATCCCTCATCTACACTTTTATTTTTGGCTCCATGTATTTGGGTATTGCGTTAGGCTTCTCGATCGTAACGGGCATATTGAGAATTTTTAATTTAGCTTACCCCATATTCTTCTTAATTGCAGCGTACGGTACTTGGCTTTTTTGGATGGACTTAAACTTACCATTCATGTTATCGATAGCACTGTCCTTTGTGCTAGTTGCCGTAGCATCATACCTCGTCTACAAGTTCGTGGTGAATAAGTTTATGGAAGCTGAGGACTACATGTTGGCAGCACTGATCCTCATATTCTTAGCAGTTGAGCGGGTAATCAGTATAGTGTACCCTGAAGCCGCGGGAGTGTTCATACCAACTCGTGTAATAGAAGGGAGTGTTAATGTAGGGCCTGCATCCCTTCCAGGACAGTACTTCGTTATTGCCTTGGTCTCTTTAATCATGACTGCGCTCTATGTAATGTTCTTCATGAAGACGAAGACTGGCCTCATTATGAGGGCGATTAGCCAAAGCTATCTCGTGTCGAGGATCATAGGGGTTAACTTTAACCTTATGTTCGTAATAGCTATGATCCTCGGATCCATCCCCCCAGCCGTGGTAATGCTGCTTCTAGCGCCCGTGTGGGCCTTAAACCCGTTCATAGGATGGACATTGTTCGCCTACGGGATAATGGTTGCGGTCCTTGGTGGCTTAGGCAACTTAAAGGGGACGATAATAGCTGCGTACGTGATAGGAGCCATTTACTCCTTCGTGGCCTACTTAATTAATCCACGCTTAGCGGGCTTAGCATGCCTAGTAGTTGTTGTGATAATATTAGCGCTAAAGCCTAGAGGTTTAGCGAGGGCTGAGACCATATGGTGA
- a CDS encoding ABC transporter ATP-binding protein produces MLHVSNLTKRFGGIIAVNDVSLEIRKGEIVGLIGPNGSGKTTLINLIAGFYKADGGRIIFEGVDITKKAADERVKLGIARTFQIPRVIGNMTAWQNVTYAVIGSKRFKERKMTLTEASMEALYYLDIVGLLRKRDVLCRDLPIYELRLVELARALALNPKFIMVDEVMAGLNPVEADNVARLVQRLREEFKLTIMWVEHVLRIIMRSVERVVVMNEGKVIADGEPREVAKDVGVIKAYMGEEVVI; encoded by the coding sequence ATGTTACATGTGAGTAATTTAACAAAGAGATTTGGGGGCATAATTGCTGTAAACGATGTCTCCTTAGAGATCCGCAAGGGAGAGATCGTAGGCCTCATAGGTCCTAACGGCTCCGGCAAGACGACGCTCATAAATTTAATAGCGGGCTTCTACAAAGCAGATGGTGGAAGAATAATCTTTGAGGGTGTGGACATAACCAAGAAGGCTGCAGATGAGAGGGTTAAGCTGGGTATAGCTCGTACATTTCAGATACCTAGGGTTATAGGTAACATGACGGCGTGGCAAAACGTAACTTATGCAGTCATTGGGAGCAAGAGGTTTAAGGAGAGGAAGATGACTTTAACGGAGGCCTCAATGGAAGCCTTATACTACCTAGACATAGTGGGCCTCTTAAGGAAGAGAGACGTTCTTTGCCGGGACCTACCGATATACGAGTTACGTTTGGTGGAGCTTGCTAGAGCTTTGGCGTTGAACCCGAAATTCATCATGGTCGACGAGGTCATGGCCGGCCTCAACCCAGTAGAGGCAGACAACGTTGCAAGGCTCGTGCAAAGGTTGAGAGAGGAGTTTAAGCTTACGATTATGTGGGTTGAGCATGTCTTAAGGATAATCATGAGGTCTGTCGAGAGGGTTGTGGTGATGAACGAGGGGAAGGTAATAGCCGATGGCGAGCCGCGTGAAGTAGCAAAAGACGTAGGTGTAATTAAGGCGTACATGGGCGAAGAGGTTGTGATTTAA
- a CDS encoding CoA transferase, whose translation MSVSRRDELLAKLFSFEGKPSALSGVNVVEISKSNLVGSMVGGLLRELGAEVVRVESPGDSTREISPYGARIKGVGIPYLIENVGKKIVHLDLENEKDREELRNLLLSCDVVIDATKPGYLDSIGLGYRDISNKNPKVVYLAISPYGHFSKESKELCNIPDSDLTAQARNGYPSLIGNPSVRPIPLRAGIWAAWSMAAICAVTGVLIALYERLRSGKGQFVDIATHEALAAVHQFPIIVGFLFGRSRPQYGFIDYILYPFGVYKTKDGYVTIATPYDTDFRAFLKLINRWDLEPDWRYATDRVTDDVDRIVELDKEVRKELSKFSTSELIKRATRRGFLPEALRRLVGRPVIVRSYTLKETLSEKHWYIRSSLLKANINGKEILVPNSPFRMSETPGRMPIEKLKEHL comes from the coding sequence ATGAGTGTGAGTAGGAGAGACGAGCTCTTAGCAAAGCTATTTAGCTTCGAGGGCAAGCCATCGGCATTAAGTGGAGTTAACGTAGTAGAGATATCCAAATCTAACCTCGTCGGCTCGATGGTTGGAGGCTTGCTTAGAGAACTTGGTGCTGAAGTCGTAAGAGTTGAGTCTCCAGGAGATTCTACTCGGGAAATTTCACCGTACGGTGCTAGAATAAAAGGTGTTGGGATACCATATCTCATTGAGAATGTGGGTAAGAAGATAGTTCACCTAGACTTAGAGAATGAGAAGGATAGAGAGGAGTTGAGGAACCTTTTATTGTCATGCGATGTGGTCATTGATGCTACTAAGCCTGGATATCTAGACTCCATCGGGTTAGGGTATCGAGATATCTCAAACAAAAACCCTAAAGTAGTATATCTAGCTATATCACCTTATGGGCACTTCTCTAAGGAGAGCAAGGAGCTTTGCAACATCCCTGACTCTGATCTAACGGCTCAAGCTCGTAATGGATACCCATCACTCATAGGAAATCCAAGTGTAAGGCCAATCCCGCTACGAGCTGGTATCTGGGCTGCATGGTCTATGGCAGCGATATGCGCTGTAACAGGAGTACTAATAGCTCTTTACGAGAGGCTAAGAAGTGGTAAAGGACAGTTCGTAGACATAGCTACCCACGAAGCCTTGGCAGCGGTACATCAGTTCCCAATAATAGTGGGCTTCCTCTTCGGAAGGTCAAGACCCCAGTATGGCTTCATAGATTACATACTGTATCCATTCGGCGTATACAAAACTAAGGATGGATACGTAACAATAGCCACGCCATACGACACAGACTTTAGAGCCTTTCTAAAGCTCATTAATAGATGGGATTTAGAGCCCGACTGGAGGTACGCTACTGATAGAGTGACTGACGACGTGGATCGAATAGTTGAGCTTGACAAGGAGGTAAGGAAGGAGCTTTCAAAGTTTTCGACTAGTGAGCTCATAAAGAGGGCCACTAGAAGAGGGTTCTTGCCAGAGGCACTCAGAAGGCTTGTGGGAAGACCAGTAATAGTAAGATCTTACACACTTAAAGAAACGCTTAGCGAGAAACATTGGTACATTAGGAGCTCGCTCTTGAAAGCGAATATAAACGGTAAGGAGATACTTGTTCCAAACTCTCCATTCAGGATGTCTGAGACTCCAGGGAGAATGCCGATAGAAAAACTTAAGGAGCATCTTTAA
- a CDS encoding branched-chain amino acid ABC transporter permease encodes MVIKIEERRGRIIIHLLNKSRFEWTIEPRYWRNPLIVVILWILLPLIMAYYAPLGIVGIGPTTFLSSLILANVIALSAIAHSLQTIGTGRVNFGPQFFLVVGGYVAALLNKNYGLGPEVTFLASFTVTALVGLALSPLTIISRGLYFTLITLVLPLILGELIFWRGDIFGAETGIPGITRLAHTGDPMNDLLICFYLPLAMVLILTMIVDKVLRSRWGLMLGVINEDEDVASSFGIDTKKIKVVTFTFTSGIMGLSGWFIAHYYGAFAGTMWLEPWVLIFILLSSILGGKATIYGAPLGAYFIVVSRDILRSYIGGGYSLLLLYIVLLIALYLLPEGLWGLYRKTRYREYVPTIRIRRKL; translated from the coding sequence ATGGTGATTAAGATAGAGGAGAGGAGGGGGAGGATCATAATCCACCTCTTAAATAAGTCAAGGTTTGAATGGACTATCGAGCCCAGATACTGGAGGAATCCGTTGATAGTCGTTATCCTTTGGATACTTCTTCCACTAATAATGGCATACTACGCACCGCTTGGGATTGTAGGTATAGGACCGACAACGTTTCTCTCATCATTGATATTAGCTAACGTGATAGCTTTAAGCGCGATTGCGCATTCCCTTCAGACAATAGGGACAGGTAGAGTCAACTTTGGCCCTCAATTCTTCCTTGTCGTTGGCGGCTACGTAGCTGCTCTGCTCAATAAGAATTATGGCCTTGGCCCCGAGGTAACATTCTTAGCCTCCTTCACCGTTACCGCACTCGTAGGGCTTGCGTTAAGCCCGTTGACTATAATATCTCGAGGATTGTACTTCACGCTTATCACATTGGTACTACCGTTAATACTGGGTGAGTTGATCTTTTGGCGTGGCGACATATTCGGTGCCGAGACCGGTATACCAGGGATAACTAGACTTGCGCATACCGGCGACCCCATGAATGATCTCTTAATTTGCTTCTACCTACCTCTCGCGATGGTATTGATATTGACCATGATAGTTGACAAGGTGCTCAGGTCTAGGTGGGGTCTCATGCTCGGTGTTATCAACGAGGACGAGGATGTGGCGTCATCCTTTGGAATAGATACCAAGAAAATTAAGGTGGTCACGTTTACCTTCACCTCAGGCATCATGGGCCTTTCCGGGTGGTTTATAGCTCACTACTATGGCGCCTTCGCAGGGACCATGTGGCTCGAGCCTTGGGTTCTGATATTCATCCTGCTAAGTAGCATTCTTGGTGGTAAGGCAACGATATACGGCGCACCTCTTGGCGCATACTTCATCGTAGTGAGCAGGGACATATTGAGGAGTTATATCGGTGGAGGTTATTCACTGCTATTATTGTACATAGTCTTACTGATAGCGCTCTACTTATTGCCTGAAGGGTTGTGGGGATTATATAGGAAAACAAGGTACAGGGAGTACGTACCGACGATTCGAATAAGAAGAAAGTTGTAG
- a CDS encoding CoA transferase, translating into MSDYFEYVEKLFKGGEKREPPLKGIRVVEMTHYVYGPTVGAVLAQFGADVVKVEPMGEGDRFRLGAVWMRMFKKGQLQFLTLNANKYFITLDARSRKAREILLRLVAKADVFIENFRAGLLDALGLGYLHLSKINPKIIYVSCSGYGQYGPLSRAPSFDVSAQGIIGVAMKSGWPDVDEFYKLPDYFGDYFPAMIAAAAVISALYYRERTGKGQYIDVSQAESLFRFFYDITYLTLTGEEIGKTGNIDPLAIASGIFATSDGKFVAIAIMDEEQLLAISRAMNIDLVSQYKGKLRSKECINELSDLISKWASSRTLDEIMNYAKTYGFPASPVFTDFDVYRDSWRWERGSIIEFDDRIYGKVHIPVLPIHLSATPPKIKWLARPVGYHNRLILKKWLGYTDEEIKKLEEEGVIGYWDQAPGMCPPDAWDVDNDPVFKGERDECE; encoded by the coding sequence ATGAGCGACTATTTCGAGTATGTTGAGAAGCTCTTTAAAGGTGGAGAGAAGCGTGAACCACCACTTAAGGGTATCAGGGTTGTTGAGATGACTCATTACGTCTATGGACCTACTGTAGGTGCTGTCTTAGCGCAATTCGGTGCTGACGTTGTTAAGGTGGAGCCCATGGGGGAAGGAGATAGATTTAGATTAGGTGCCGTTTGGATGCGGATGTTCAAGAAGGGCCAGCTACAGTTCTTAACGTTGAACGCAAACAAGTACTTCATAACACTTGACGCGCGAAGCCGTAAAGCGCGTGAAATACTTCTAAGACTTGTAGCGAAGGCTGACGTCTTCATCGAGAACTTTAGGGCAGGTCTTCTAGATGCATTAGGTCTTGGATATCTGCACCTCAGTAAGATTAACCCCAAGATAATTTATGTAAGCTGCAGCGGATATGGCCAGTACGGTCCTTTAAGTAGGGCACCAAGCTTTGACGTCTCTGCTCAAGGAATTATAGGGGTAGCCATGAAGAGCGGATGGCCGGATGTAGATGAGTTCTACAAGTTGCCAGACTACTTCGGGGACTACTTCCCAGCTATGATCGCAGCAGCTGCCGTGATATCAGCCCTTTATTACAGGGAGAGGACGGGGAAGGGCCAGTACATAGACGTATCGCAAGCCGAATCGCTCTTCAGATTCTTCTATGATATCACGTACCTGACTCTAACAGGAGAGGAAATAGGTAAGACTGGCAACATAGATCCCTTAGCAATAGCTTCAGGGATATTTGCTACTAGCGACGGGAAATTCGTAGCAATTGCCATAATGGACGAAGAGCAGTTACTTGCTATATCAAGGGCAATGAACATAGACCTAGTTAGTCAGTACAAGGGCAAGCTTAGAAGTAAGGAGTGCATAAACGAGCTAAGCGACCTCATATCTAAGTGGGCTTCCTCAAGAACCTTAGATGAAATTATGAATTACGCTAAGACCTACGGGTTCCCAGCGTCACCTGTCTTTACCGATTTTGATGTGTATAGAGATTCATGGAGGTGGGAGCGTGGTAGCATCATTGAATTTGATGATAGAATTTACGGTAAGGTCCACATCCCCGTACTTCCAATACATCTTTCCGCTACTCCCCCCAAGATAAAGTGGCTTGCGAGACCTGTTGGATACCACAATAGGTTAATTCTTAAGAAGTGGCTTGGCTACACAGATGAAGAGATAAAGAAGCTTGAAGAAGAGGGCGTTATAGGCTATTGGGATCAAGCTCCAGGTATGTGCCCACCAGATGCTTGGGATGTAGATAACGACCCCGTGTTCAAGGGTGAAAGGGATGAGTGTGAGTAG
- a CDS encoding ABC transporter substrate-binding protein: MLLSKKVLVAIIVVVVIAVVGGLSYALITAPTPAPAPAPAPVEKKPIKIALLYNPAISVLKAQGEAAKVAIEEIQKAGGIAGYPVEYREWDTQRKVDVAVAAYREAVVDWGAHFVLLEGVSEEMLALMEEGAKLYPKYPHILGYVGMAAEVTIKVMEEYDKYKFAFRFFDADYTANVLRPLTIFWEAKNVLKVSKIALLIEEAAWTLGARQGLEMTVTLKTPEVTKTIRISQKPLRELAREMGLTVVYEANIPVGTKEFLPFLEGAKAAGAEYIFAMTSWYTDCITLVKQWAASGARDIYLVLYGGPNHWTVFWNLTGGAALGVMSGVFDVPDYVPVSPYTQPFIAKMLERGLRVDMSAHYYYSAVYHFKRAVEYVVERGGSPFDIDAVIRALERVPCEEHTLLPAEMAILGSLDENFHSYPACVPPLYQFQRDGKVVCISSVENPFRQVPEELARRYFHPELAKSPAELRAGG; encoded by the coding sequence GTGCTTCTATCTAAAAAGGTACTGGTTGCGATAATAGTGGTCGTCGTAATAGCTGTTGTTGGTGGGCTTAGCTATGCTCTCATCACGGCTCCAACCCCAGCTCCGGCTCCAGCCCCGGCCCCGGTGGAAAAGAAGCCTATAAAGATAGCCTTGCTATATAATCCAGCAATTTCGGTCCTCAAGGCTCAGGGGGAGGCTGCTAAAGTAGCCATTGAAGAGATTCAGAAAGCTGGTGGTATAGCTGGCTACCCTGTTGAATATAGGGAGTGGGATACCCAAAGAAAGGTTGATGTAGCTGTTGCAGCCTACAGAGAAGCTGTCGTTGATTGGGGTGCTCACTTCGTCCTCCTTGAAGGCGTAAGTGAGGAGATGCTGGCATTAATGGAGGAGGGAGCCAAATTATATCCAAAATACCCACACATCCTGGGATATGTGGGGATGGCTGCGGAGGTCACAATCAAGGTCATGGAGGAGTACGATAAGTACAAGTTTGCCTTCAGGTTCTTCGATGCAGACTACACAGCCAACGTCCTTAGACCACTAACCATCTTCTGGGAGGCTAAGAACGTCCTCAAAGTGAGCAAGATAGCATTATTAATTGAGGAGGCCGCCTGGACCCTAGGTGCGAGACAAGGGCTTGAGATGACCGTAACCCTCAAGACGCCTGAGGTCACCAAGACCATTAGGATATCGCAGAAGCCCTTGAGGGAACTGGCTAGAGAAATGGGCTTAACAGTGGTCTACGAGGCCAACATCCCGGTTGGCACTAAAGAGTTCTTGCCATTCCTCGAGGGCGCTAAGGCAGCTGGCGCAGAATACATATTCGCGATGACGAGCTGGTACACGGATTGCATCACGTTAGTGAAGCAATGGGCTGCATCTGGCGCGAGGGACATATACCTAGTGCTTTACGGCGGTCCAAACCACTGGACCGTGTTCTGGAACTTAACTGGTGGTGCTGCGCTCGGGGTTATGTCAGGCGTATTTGATGTACCGGACTATGTACCTGTCTCGCCATATACTCAACCATTCATTGCTAAGATGCTTGAAAGAGGTCTGAGAGTGGACATGAGCGCTCACTACTACTACTCAGCAGTGTACCACTTCAAGCGCGCTGTTGAGTACGTCGTCGAGCGTGGAGGTAGCCCGTTCGACATCGACGCGGTCATCAGAGCTTTGGAGAGAGTTCCTTGTGAGGAGCATACACTACTGCCAGCCGAAATGGCGATCTTAGGTAGTCTTGACGAGAACTTCCACTCATACCCCGCATGTGTACCACCTCTCTATCAGTTCCAGAGGGATGGAAAGGTAGTTTGTATCAGTAGTGTAGAAAACCCGTTCCGCCAAGTTCCTGAGGAGCTAGCTAGGCGGTACTTCCATCCAGAGCTGGCGAAGAGTCCTGCAGAGCTAAGAGCCGGTGGCTAA